The Bacteroidales bacterium genome contains the following window.
AGAAAAAATTCGATAATCTCTTTTGAAATGGTAGCATATTATTTAGTTTTCTGATGTTTTAAAATTGCAACAATAAGTCGTTTTTTCTTTATTTAAAAATAATTTCATCTTCCCTAAGTTTAGCGTTTACCGCAATTTAATCACCAGTGCCTCCTTGGCGGGAATAGTCAAATTCTCCAGCACCACCGTGGTTCCGTCGAGCACATTCATTCCGGTACTAATGCCTTTCGTCATCTCGGCGTAGCGTTTCAAATCCAAAGGATGGCTTTCGTTGCTGTTGTTGAGCACGATCATCATCATCTCGTCGTCATTATGACGGAAATAAACATACACATTGTCCTCTGGGATAAAATGGGTGAGTTTGCCGGTTTGTAAAACCTTGTGGTTTTTGCGATAGTTGGCCAGTTTTTGCGTAAAGCGCAACATATCTTCTTCATCGGCGGTGCGCCCTGAAGCTGTGAATTTGTTGGCCGAATCAGTTTGCCACCCGCCGGGAAAGTCTTTGCGCATCTTTCCGTGGCCGTCGCTTTCGTTGCCGCTCATCAGTATTTCGGTGCCGTAATAAAGTTGCGGAATCCTGCGCGTAGTTAGTGTAAAGGCTACGGCCAGCTTCTGGTTGGCCAGGCTGTGCCCCACTTTCGTAAAGAGCCGGCTGCCATCGTGATTGTCAGGAAAAATCACCATACGAGGATTTTCTCCATACACAAAATCCTGCGCCAGCACATCGTACATGCGCGTAATCCCCGTTGACCAGCCGGAACCTTCATTAAAAGCCAAACCAAACGCATCGTAAAGGGCAAAGTCGAAGATGTAGGGCAAATGCGATTCATACCCTGTTTCTACCGCCGGATCATTTTCCCACGGAGCCAGCAGCGCCGGCACGCCCATCCACACCTCGCCCACAATCGAAAAATCAGGATATTCCTCCAGCACCCTTTTCGCCCACTGCGCCATCTGTTCTTTGTAAGGGTAAGGATAGGTGTCCATGCGGATGCCATCCAGCCCGGCATATTCTATCCACCAGATGCTGTTTTGGGTAAGATAAGTCATCAGAAATGGGTTTTTCTGATTCAGGTCGGGCATGGAGGTGTCAAACCAGCCTTTGGTAAAAAGCGTCTGGTCGTAATCAGAAGCGTACGGATCGAAAACCGTGGAGGCGCGGAAATTGGATTTGGTAAATTCCGGAAACTGATGCACCCAGTCGCTGGCAGGCAAATCTTTCATCCACCAATGGTTGAGCCCGCAGTGATTAAAAACCATGTCCATCACCGCCTTCATTCCGCGTTGGTTCAGCATCTCGTTGAGGTGCCGGAAATCTTCGTTGGTTCCCAGGCGTGGGTCTGTTTTGTAATAATCGGTGATGGAATATCCGTGGTACGAATAGGTGGACATGTTGTTTTCGAACACCGGGTTGAGCCACAGCGTCGTGACGCCCAGGCTGTCGATATAATCCAGCTTTTGCATTACACCCTGCAAATCGCCGCCGTGGCGTCCGTCGGGATTGCTGCGGTCGGCAGCTTCGAGCATGTCGGGATGTGTATCGTTTTTTGGGTCGCCATTTGCGAAGCGGTCGGGAAGGACGAGATAGATCAGGTCGCTTTGGTCGAAACCCTTGCGTGACGCTGAGCTTTTGGTGCGCGGCAGCAGCTTGTATTCGTAATCCAAAGTTTTTTTACCCTTACATTCAAATTTGATAATGAATGTTCCAGCAGCTGCTTCGCTGATGTCGAGATCGATAAAAAGATAGTTGGGATTGTCCGTTGTCGAAACTTTCTTAATGGATACGCCGGGATAATTAATCGAAGGTTTGTATGTGGAAATATTATCGGCATGTACCAGCAGTTGCAGATTGGGATTGTGCATTCCGCTCCACCAAAAGGGTGGCTCCAGATGCCGGATGGCAGAGGGCTGACCAAAGATCGCAGATGAGATTAATAATAATGAAAGAAGCGATAAAAGTCGTCGGAAGGCCATGGTAAAAATAATTTGATGTTAATCTTCTCTGTGTTTTGAATGGTTCAGCAACCACTCATAAAGCTCCCGATTGTTGTAGGTAGGTGTCCACGCGTCGTGGCCGGCATCGGGATAAACCGTAAATTCCACCTCGGCGCCATTGTCCATCAGCGCATTTACCATCCGTTGGCTATATTCGATGGGCACAATGTTGTCTCTTTGCCCGTGAAACACCCACACCGGCACATCCTTGATCAGATGCGCGCGATGCGTGTAACCGCCGCCACAAACAGGAGCCGCAGCAGCAAACACGTCGGGGTATTTTATAATCATGTCCCAGGTAGCAAAACCACCCATGCTCAGCCCGGTAACATAGATGCGATCGCGATCGACAGGATAGTGGCTGATGATGTCGTCGAGCAGAATTTTGACATCTTCAATATTCCACCAGGGTTCGCTCAGTGGGCACTGTGGTGAGAGGATGATAAAAGGAAGGTACATCTCAACTGCAATTTTGGGCGGGCCGTTTTTTTTGACAAGCAGCAGGTCGTCGCCACGCTCGCCCGATCCGTGCAGGAAAAGCATCAATGGGAAGCTGTGGCTGCCGTCGTCGGTGTAATCGGCTGGCAGATAAAGCAGGTATTTCATCTTCACCTCCTGTGTGATTTTTTTGTCGAATTGCATGGCTTTCTGCACCGGTTGCGCCTGAAGCGGCAGCCAAGCCACAAGCCACAAAGAGATCGTTATCGTAAGAATTGCTTTCATTATTTTCATTGTCATAATAGGGTTCAAAATTATAGTTTTTTAACGGGTTATTATTCAAAGGGGCTGATGTATGTCAATAAATATAAAAATTAAACACACCACCGCCCGATGTTTTTTGTTAATCACCACACAAACAACAGCCTGCCCCTTTTTTGGGCATTTGAAAATCAAAAACAATTTTAAACCGGAGAAGATGAAAAACAGCTGGTG
Protein-coding sequences here:
- a CDS encoding glycoside hydrolase family 13 protein, with protein sequence MAFRRLLSLLSLLLISSAIFGQPSAIRHLEPPFWWSGMHNPNLQLLVHADNISTYKPSINYPGVSIKKVSTTDNPNYLFIDLDISEAAAGTFIIKFECKGKKTLDYEYKLLPRTKSSASRKGFDQSDLIYLVLPDRFANGDPKNDTHPDMLEAADRSNPDGRHGGDLQGVMQKLDYIDSLGVTTLWLNPVFENNMSTYSYHGYSITDYYKTDPRLGTNEDFRHLNEMLNQRGMKAVMDMVFNHCGLNHWWMKDLPASDWVHQFPEFTKSNFRASTVFDPYASDYDQTLFTKGWFDTSMPDLNQKNPFLMTYLTQNSIWWIEYAGLDGIRMDTYPYPYKEQMAQWAKRVLEEYPDFSIVGEVWMGVPALLAPWENDPAVETGYESHLPYIFDFALYDAFGLAFNEGSGWSTGITRMYDVLAQDFVYGENPRMVIFPDNHDGSRLFTKVGHSLANQKLAVAFTLTTRRIPQLYYGTEILMSGNESDGHGKMRKDFPGGWQTDSANKFTASGRTADEEDMLRFTQKLANYRKNHKVLQTGKLTHFIPEDNVYVYFRHNDDEMMMIVLNNSNESHPLDLKRYAEMTKGISTGMNVLDGTTVVLENLTIPAKEALVIKLR
- a CDS encoding prolyl oligopeptidase family serine peptidase codes for the protein MKAILTITISLWLVAWLPLQAQPVQKAMQFDKKITQEVKMKYLLYLPADYTDDGSHSFPLMLFLHGSGERGDDLLLVKKNGPPKIAVEMYLPFIILSPQCPLSEPWWNIEDVKILLDDIISHYPVDRDRIYVTGLSMGGFATWDMIIKYPDVFAAAAPVCGGGYTHRAHLIKDVPVWVFHGQRDNIVPIEYSQRMVNALMDNGAEVEFTVYPDAGHDAWTPTYNNRELYEWLLNHSKHRED